A DNA window from Mangifera indica cultivar Alphonso unplaced genomic scaffold, CATAS_Mindica_2.1 Un_0053, whole genome shotgun sequence contains the following coding sequences:
- the LOC123206900 gene encoding transcription factor MYB106-like: protein MGRSPCCDKVGLKKGPWTPEEDQKLLAYIEEHGHGSWRALPAKAGLQRCGKSCRLRWTNYLRPDIKRGKFSLQEEQTIIQLHALLGNRWSAIATHLPKRTDNEIKNYWNTHLKKRLTKMGIDPVTHKPKNDALLSSDGQSKNAANLNHMAQWESARLEAEARLVRESKLRSHSFYPSAASTSASALNKTAAYAAGSTSIGHGGGVDLESPTSTLSFSENNNNNKVAAASGIGINSLNMIEFVGSSGSSPHHHQNQSGGMIKEEDDQVQDWKYKEGIENSLSFTSSIHPDMTLPMENPWTPESSRTNNGTANMEENFTNLLLNDSIDDGGRSLSDSCKDSENSGGACGGGSDSGSDYYQDNNNYWNNILNLVNSSPSDSPMF from the exons ATGGGTCGGTCACCCTGCTGTGACAAAGTCGGCTTAAAGAAAGGTCCATGGACTCCTGAAGAAGACCAAAAACTCTTAGCTTATATTGAAGAGCACGGCCATGGCAGTTGGCGTGCCTTGCCTGCTAAAGCAG GTCTTCAAAGATGTGGGAAAAGTTGCAGGCTTCGATGGACTAATTATCTTCGACCTGATATCAAGCGAGGAAAATTCAGTTTACAAGAAGAACAGACCATCATTCAACTCCATGCCCTACTAGGGAACag gTGGTCGGCTATAGCGACTCACTTGCCGAAGAGAACAGATAACGAGATCAAGAATTACTGGAACACCCATCTCAAGAAACGGCTGACGAAAATGGGGATTGATCCTGTCACCCACAAGCCAAAAAACGACGCTCTTCTTTCGAGCGACGGTCAATCGAAGAATGCTGCCAATTTGAACCACATGGCGCAGTGGGAAAGCGCCCGACTGGAAGCTGAAGCGAGGCTGGTTCGAGAGTCAAAACTCCGTTCACATTCTTTTTACCCTTCTGCTGCTTCGACTTCAGCTTCAGCTTTGAACAAAACCGCGGCTTATGCTGCTGGTTCGACTTCAATCGGTCATGGCGGCGGCGTTGATTTAGAGTCTCCGACTTCAACGCTCAGTTTCTCtgagaataataataacaataaagtaGCCGCGGCTAGTGGGATTGGAATCAATTCGTTGAACATGATCGAGTTCGTTGGCTCTTCTGGATCATCCCCCCATCATCATCAGAATCAGAGTGGAGGAatgattaaagaagaagatgatcaAGTACAAGATTGGAAATACAAAGAGGGAATTGAAAATTCTTTGTCTTTTACTTCAAGTATTCATCCTGACATGACACTTCCAATGGAGAATCCATGGACTCCTGAGTCTTCGAGGACAAATAATGGCACTGCCAATATGGAGGAAAATTTCACCAATCTTCTGCTTAATGACTCTATCGACGATGGCGGCCGGAGTCTGTCGGATAGTTGCAAAGATTCCGAGAATAGTGGCGGCGCTTGCGGCGGTGGAAGTGATAGTGGTAGTGACTATTATCAAGACAATAATAACTATTGGAACAACATTCTGAATTTGGTGAATTCTTCTCCATCTGACTCCCCTATGTtctga
- the LOC123206897 gene encoding vesicle transport v-SNARE 13-like produces MSEVFEGYERQYCEISANLSKKCTAAAALQGEQKKQKVSEIKSGVDEAESLIRKMDVEARSLPPNVKAVLLAKLREYKSDLNNLKTELKRLVSGNLNAAARDELLESGMADALMASADQRSRLMSTTERLYHSSGRIKESRKTMLETEELGVSILQDLSSQRQALLHADNMLHGVDDNIGKSKRILTAMSRRMSKNKWIIGIIVAVLVVAIGLILYIKLK; encoded by the exons ATGAGTGAGGTATTCGAAGGATACGAGCGGCAGTACTGCGAGATTTCGGCGAATCTTTCGAAGAAGTGCACTGCAGCTGCCGCTCTTCAAGGAG AGCAGAAGAAGCAAAAAGTTTCTGAAATAAAAAGCGGAGTTGATGAAGCCGAATCGTTG ATTCGGAAAATGGACGTTGAAGCGAGAAGTTTACCGCCAAATGTTAAGGCTGTGCTTCTTGCTAAGTTGAGGGAGTATAAGTCAGATTTAAACAATCTTAAAACTGAACTGAAGCGACTTGTATCTGGGAATTTGAATGCAGCTGCTCGTGATGAGTTGTTGGAATCAGGAATGGCTGATGCGTTGATG GCATCAGCTGATCAAAGATCAAGATTAATGTCGACAACAGAGAGATTGTATCATTCTAGTGGTAGAATTAAGGAAAGTAGAAAAACCATGCTGGAAACTGAGGAGCTCGGTGTTTCAATTCTCCAAGATTTGAGTTCACAGAGACAAGCGCTTTTACATGCCGACAACATG CTTCATGGAGTGGATGATAACATAGGCAAAAGTAAGAGAATTTTGACAGCCATGTCAAGGAGAATGAGCAAGAACAAATGGATCATTGGCATCATTGTTGCAGTCCTTGTGGTTGCAATCGGCTTGATATTGTACATCAAACTGAAGTAG
- the LOC123206912 gene encoding ARF guanine-nucleotide exchange factor GNOM-like produces the protein MMGHVNMESGSNAICKGFEHCRVKPSRSGLAFMINSEIGAVLAVMRRNVRWGVRYVADDDQLEHYLIHSLKELRKQIFLWQNQWHTIDPAVFLQPFLDVIQSDETGAPITGVALSSVYKILTLDVLDLDTVNVGAAMQLIVDAVTSCRFEVTDPASEEVVLMKILQVLLACMKSKAAVKLSNQHVCNIVNTCFHIVHQASTKGELLQRIARHTMHELVRCVFSHLPDIDSPENSLLNRSWVAAGEKVGVEKDLAFGDRLLENGNVSVENGGQSSNECMSKASEMDANKVESSSGAEAAQNGKKIMLEPFGVPCMVEIFHFLCSLLNVIENMGVGPRSNPIAYDEDVPLFALGLINSAIELGGSSFRKHPTLLALIQDELFRNLMQFGLSMSPLILSTVCSIVLNLYHHLRTELKAQLEAFFSCVFLRIAQSKHGSSYQQQEVAMEALVDICRQQTFMTEIYANFDCDITSCNLFEDLVNLLSKSAFPVNGPLSAMHVLALDGMISMVQGMAERMNNELPASEGSSVDPEEYNSFWSLKCEDYGDPNYWVPFVCKMKYIKRRLMVGADHFNRDSKKGLEYLQGMHLLPDKLDPQSVAFFFRYTTGLDKNLIGDFLGNHDEFCIQVLQEFAGTFNFHGMNLDTALRLFLGTFRLPGESQKIQRVLEAFAERYYEQSPDILTNRDAALLLSYSLILLNTDQHNVQVKKKMTEEDFIRNNRHINGGKDLPREYLSELYHSICDNEILMIPEQGVNFPAMTSSRWINVMHKSKETTPFIMCNSTALLDHDMFAILSGPTIAAMSVVFDQAEQEGILQRCINGFLAFAKISTCCHFGDVLDDLVLSLCKFTTLLTPLSLEEAILAFGDDTKARMAMTAVFTIANRYGDYIHSGWKNILDCVLSLHKLGLLPACLARDAADDMELSSDVEQGKPTTGSLSTSHVTPVTTPRKSSGLIGRFSQLLSFDIEEPKLQPSEEEIAAKLRTREIIQNCHIDSIFTESKFLQADSLMELVKALILASGRLRKGSSSMEDEDTGVFCLELLIAIALNNRDRIILIWQGIYEHIASIVQSTVMPCKLVEKAVFGLLRICQRLLPYKENLTEDLLKSLQLILKLDARVADAYCEHITQEVMRLVKANATHIRSHAGWRTIISLLSITARHPEASEAGFEVLAFIMSDRVHLLPSNYILCVDAARQFAESRVGEIDRSVSALDLMGGSVDCLVRWSTETKNTAGEEAAMKLSQDIGEMWLRLVQGLKKVCLDQREEVRNHAVLVLQRSLAAVDGMHLPNALWFQCFDMVIFKLLDDLLEIAQANSPKDYRNIDGTLVLAMKVMSKAFLQSLQDLFQQPSFCKLWLGVLNHMEGYMKLRLRGKRSEKIHELVPELLKNNLLVMKTAGILWPIDDIGGDRFWQLTWLHVNQIAPSLQSEVFPDHEVEQIKAKNIETREILAPDGSDVIPSHENAESR, from the exons ATGATGGGGCATGTGAATATGGAGTCTGGAAGCAATGCAATTTGTAAAGGTTTTGAGCATTGCCGTGTTAAACCTTCCAGGAGTGGTCTAGCTTTTATGATAAATTCTGAAATAGGTGCAGTTTTGGCTGTGATGAGGAGAAATGTAAGGTGGGGAGTCCGTTATGTGGCAGATGATGATCAGCTAGAGCATTATCTCATTCATTCTCTGAAAGAATTACggaaacaaatatttttatggcAAAATCAGTGGCATACTATTGATCCAGCTGTATTCCTTCAGCCATTTCTGGATGTAATTCAATCTGATGAGACTGGTGCACCAATTACTGGTGTTGCTTTATCTTCTGTTTACAAAATCTTGACCCTTGATGTGCTTGATCTTGATACTGTGAATGTGGGTGCTGCTATGCAATTAATTGTTGATGCTGTAACAAGCTGCCGGTTTGAAGTAACTGATCCAGCATCTGAAGAGGTGGTGTTGATGAAGATACTTCAGGTTCTTTTGGCATGCATGAAAAGCAAAGCAGCAGTGAAGTTGAGCAATCAGCATGTGTGCAATATTGTTAATACTTGTTTTCACATAGTTCATCAAGCAAGCACCAAAGGTGAATTGTTGCAACGGATAGCACGACATACAATGCATGAATTGGTTCGGTGTGTTTTCTCTCACCTCCCTGATATTGACTCCCCAGAAAACTCCTTGCTTAATAGAAGCTGGGTAGCTGCTGGTGAAAAG GTGGGAGTGGAGAAAGATCTTGCTTTTGGAGACAGACTGCTAGAGAATGGCAATGTCAGTGTAGAAAATGGTGGCCAGTCATCAAATGAATGCATGTCAAAAGCAAGTGAGATGGATGCAAATAAGGTTGAGAGTAGCAGTGGTGCAGAGGCTGCTCAAAATGGTAAGAAGATAATGTTGGAGCCATTTGGAGTTCCATGCATGGTGGAGATATTTCATTTCCTTTGTTCTCTATTGAATGTAATTGAAAACATGGGAGTTGGTCCTAGATCAAATCCAATAGCATATGATGAAGATGTTCCACTATTTGCATTGGGTTTGATTAATTCAGCTATAGAATTGGGTGGGTCGTCTTTCAGAAAACACCCTACATTATTGGCATTAATTCAGGATGAACTGTTTCGCAATCTGATGCAGTTTGGTTTGTCCATGAGCCCACTAATACTTTCAACAGTTTGTAGCATTGTTCTCAATCTTTATCATCATTTGCGTACTGAACTCAAAGCACAGCTTGAAGCTTTCTTTTCATGTGTGTTTTTGCGGATTGCTCAGAGCAAGCATGGGTCTTCTTACCAACAGCAGGAGGTTGCTATGGAGGCTTTGGTTGATATCTGTAGGCAGCAGACATTTATGACTGAGATATATGCCAACTTTGATTGTGACATAACCTCTTGCAATTTGTTTGAGGACCTTGTAAACCTATTATCAAAAAGTGCATTTCCGGTTAATGGACCGTTATCTGCTATGCATGTTCTTGCTCTGGATGGTATGATATCCATGGTTCAGGGTATGGCAGAGAGGATGAACAATGAATTGCCTGCTTCAGAAGGGTCATCAGTAGATCCTGAGGAATATAATTCATTTTGGAGCTTGAAATGTGAGGATTATGGTGACCCTAATTATTGGGTTCCATTTGTTTGTAAGATGAAGTATATTAAGAGAAGGTTAATGGTTGGGGCGGATCACTTTAACCGGGATTCTAAGAAAGGTCTAGAATATCTTCAAGGAATGCATCTGCTACCTGACAAACTTGACCCACAGAGTGTAGCATTTTTTTTTAGGTACACAACTGGGTTGGATAAGAATCTCATTGGGGATTTTCTTGGAAACCATGATGAATTTTGCATTCAGGTGCTTCAAGAATTTGCTGGGACTTTTAATTTCCATGGCATGAATCTAGATACTGCATTGCGTCTTTTCCTAGGAACTTTCAGATTGCCTGGTGAATCACAGAAGATACAAAGGGTGCTTGAGGCATTTGCTGAAAGATATTATGAGCAATCACCAGATATTTTGACCAATAGAGATGCTGCTCTCTTGTTGTCATATTCACTTATATTGCTTAACACAGATCAACACAATGtacaggtaaagaaaaagaTGACTGAAGAGGATTTCATCCGAAACAATCGGCACATCAATGGAGGGAAAGATCTCCCTCGAGAATACCTTTCAGAGCTTTATCACTCCATATGTGATAATGAAATCCTGATGATCCCGGAGCAAGGTGTTAATTTTCCAGCAATGACATCTAGCCGGTGGATTAATGTAATGCATAAATCCAAAGAAACCACCCCTTTCATCATGTGTAATTCAACTGCACTCCTGGACCATGATATGTTTGCGATCTTGTCAGGTCCCACAATTGCTGCAATGTCAGTGGTTTTTGATCAAGCGGAGCAGGAAGGTATATTGCAGAGATGCATCAATGGATTCTTGGCCTTTGCCAAAATATCTACATGCTGTCATTTTGGTGATGTCTTGGATGATTTAGTTCTGTCCCTCTGTAAATTTACAACCCTCTTGACTCCTTTATCCCTTGAAGAAGCTATTCTTGCCTTTGGAGATGACACCAAAGCCAGGATGGCAATGACAGCAGTTTTTACCATAGCAAACAGGTATGGTGATTACATCCACTCTGGCtggaaaaatattttggattgtGTCCTGAGCTTGCACAAGCTTGGTCTTCTACCTGCTTGTCTAGCTAGAGATGCAGCTGATGATATGGAGCTTTCCTCTGATGTGGAGCAAGGGAAACCCACTACAGGTTCTTTATCAACATCGCATGTAACACCTGTGACCACTCCACGAAAGTCATCTGGTTTGATTGGTCGCTTCAGTCAACTCTTATCATTTGATATAGAGGAACCAAAATTGCAGCCAAGTGAGGAAGAAATTGCAGCTAAGCTGAGAACCCGTGAGATAATACAGAATTGCCACATTGATAGCATATTTACAGAGAGTAAGTTTCTCCAAGCTGATTCTTTAATGGAGCTTGTAAAGGCTCTTATTTTGGCTTCCGGGCGACTCCGTAAGGGAAGTAGCTCCATGGAAGATGAAGACACGGGTGTGTTCTGCCTAGAATTACTGATTGCAATTGCACTGAATAATCGGGATAGAATTATACTTATCTGGCAGGGTATTTATGAGCACATAGCCAGTATTGTTCAGTCAACTGTAATGCCCTGCAAGCTGGTAGAGAAAGCCGTGTTTGGGCTCCTTAGGATATGCCAGCGACTTCTGCCTTATAAGGAAAACCTAACTGAAGATCTCCTCAAGTCACTCCAACTAATATTGAAACTTGATGCCCGGGTTGCTGATGCTTATTGTGAGCACATCACACAGGAAGTAATGCGCCTTGTAAAAGCAAATGCTACTCACATCAGATCTCATGCAGGGTGGCGCACAATCATTTCCCTTCTATCTATCACAGCCCGACATCCTGAAGCATCAGAAGCAGGATTTGAAGTGCTAGCTTTTATCATGTCTGACAGGGTGCACTTGTTGCCGTCAAACTATATTCTGTGTGTGGATGCAGCAAGACAATTTGCTGAATCTCGGGTTGGTGAAATTGACAGGTCTGTCTCTGCCCTAGATTTGATGGGAGGCTCAGTTGATTGTCTAGTAAGATGGTCTACTGAGACAAAGAACACTGCTGGGGAGGAGGCTGCTATGAAGTTGAGCCAGGACATTGGGGAGATGTGGCTGAGGCTGGTTCAGGGACTGAAGAAAGTGTGTTTGGACCAGAGAGAAGAGGTGAGGAACCATGCTGTTCTGGTGTTGCAGAGATCTTTGGCAGCAGTAGATGGGATGCACCTTCCAAATGCCCTGTGGTTTCAGTGCTTTGATATGGTCATATTCAAATTGCTTGATGATTTATTAGAAATTGCTCAAGCGAACTCTCCAAAGGATTACAGAAACATTGATGGAACACTAGTTTTAGCCATGAAAGTAATGTCAAAAGCATTCTTACAGTCACTTCAGGATCTCTTTCAGCAACCATCCTTCTGCAAGTTATGGCTAGGGGTTCTTAATCATATGGAAGGATATATGAAACTAAGACTCCGGGGAAAGCGGTCTGAGAAGATTCATGAATTAGTTCCTGAGCTTCTGAAGAACAATCTGCTGGTGATGAAGACTGCTGGCATTCTTTGGCCAATAGATGATATTGGTGGAGATAGATTTTGGCAGCTAACTTGGTTGCATGTGAATCAAATAGCCCCATCTTTGCAATCGGAAGTTTTCCCTGATCATGAAGTGGAgcaaataaaagcaaaaaacaTAGAAACCAGGGAAATTCTGGCACCTGATGGATCCGATGTCATTCCATCACATGAGAATGCAGAAAGCAGATAA